Proteins encoded in a region of the Pelmatolapia mariae isolate MD_Pm_ZW linkage group LG16_19, Pm_UMD_F_2, whole genome shotgun sequence genome:
- the si:dkeyp-110a12.4 gene encoding pancreatic secretory granule membrane major glycoprotein GP2 produces MELVIPSAFFLNKVPPVYAWDLHLNDPECRGDVVGEDYVFSIKTNLSYCGTIMASDHTHIVFINTIQNNYSDIITRNYINITFACRYPINYMVQQPNGENMIRVDIRPITLNTEDGNFSVSMLLYKDEAFEDRWTTVPSLTLEDNIFVKVFMIPSHLQLRMERCWATPTSDPYSNIQYTFITDSCPVLTNDQTLSVLKNGQGPEATFRIQMFKFVGSSYTNVFLHCNVQICHSGPGLCQPNCSSEDGLLRTRREIPLSHTVSYGPIRRLLNHSENPSLDAGGVPAVETFVLGGLLLVLLLVTGVFGRLWLRSRHFYPAREAQLTLSNIHHISEVAS; encoded by the exons ATGGAGCTTGTTATTCCAAGCGCTTTTTTCCTCAACAAAGTTCCTCCTGTTTAC GCTTGGGATTTGCATTTAAATGATCCGGAGTGTCGTGGTGATGTAGTCGGAGAGGACTATGTTTTCAGCATTAAGACAAATCTGTCATATTGCGGCACTATAATG GCCTCAGATCACACACACATCGTGTTCATAAACACCATACAGAACAACTACTCAGATATTATTACAAGAAACTACATCAACATAACATTTGCGTGCCGCTACCCCATCAACTACATGGTCCAACAGCCCAACGGAGAAAACATGATCAGAGTGGACATCAg ACCTATCACTCTGAACACCGAGGATGGGAATTTCTCAGTGTCAATGCTGCTGTACAAAGACGAAGCCTTTGAGGACAGGTGGACCACTGTGCCATCGCTGACTCTGGAGGATAACATCTTTGTAAAAGTTTTCATG ATACCTTCTCATCTGCAGCTGCGTATGGAGAGATGTTGGGCTACGCCGACCAGTGATCCATACAGCAATATTCAGTACACCTTCATCACAGACAG CTGCCCAGTGTTGACCAACGACCAGACTCTGAGCGTGCTGAAGAACGGTCAGGGCCCAGAGGCCACGTTCAGGATACAAATGTTTAAGTTTGTCGGCAGCTCTTACACCAACGTCTTCCTTCACTGCAACGTCCAGATCTGCCACAGTGGTCCCGGTCTGTGTCAGCCT AACTGTTCCAGTGAAGATGGATTACTGAGAACACGGAGAGAAATCCCACTGTCCCATACAGTGTCTTACGGACCCATAAGACGACTATTAAACCACAGTGAAAATCCCAGTCTAG ATGCAGGAGGAGTCCCAGCTGTGGAGACCTTTGTCCTCGGAGGACTGCTGCTTGTCTTGCTGCTGGTAACAGGAGTCTTTGGGAGGTTGTGGCTTCGCTCCAGACATTTCTACCCAGCAAGGGAAGCACAGCTTACCCTGTCCAACATTCATCACATCTCAGAAGTGGCCTCATGA